A window of the Mucilaginibacter sp. cycad4 genome harbors these coding sequences:
- a CDS encoding TonB-dependent receptor encodes MKINAIILLVVCSLSTIAMAGNSYGQSVLEKPVTLKLKNTPLSDALERISASTGVRIMYTGNNIETDVKVTLTARNEKLEAVLKKVLLDNQFTYTEVEGSLLVKPAPKPPVEKKAELPPPIIVTGSVVDDKGVPLIGVSVKIEGLATGAVTDIDGKFRVQVANEKAVLVFSYIGFETQKIAVGKQTAIKVTLQPSANSLSTVVVIGYGTTTKKELTSAIATVKAEQFNAGVVATPADLLEGKVAGLNITNDGNPNGKASVTLRGPSSIRAGAASVPFYVIDGVPGADFNLLAPSDIASIDVLKDASAAAIYGTRATNGVIIVTTKKAKAGQLRMTYNGYGSFEKVSNQFKVASAEQLRAYVKANGQSFTPANDNGGNTDWQKAVERSTGFSQNHNLSFGGGTDKTTYNGSINYLQNQGIVKSSDMKRVIGRLNITQKALNDKLKLDFSLSNSVTNSNLLVNDIPLSSANGQSPGLFKSIVQYLPTRTIYNADGTFYNDPTLKLGYNPVGLITNDSYKQKINLLLGNVRGELILPAGLLYNFNLAYQETNTNNDTYYNSASELAPGLGGKAIRSTYEDNKKLFENYLTYSHKWNDKHDFKALFGYSIDQTTTGNGFQSTNQGFISDATGSSNLGLGTPAAGYRVDYGSVNVETLRLISFYSRLNYSYKGKYLLQASLRRDGSNAFGTNKRWGYFPAASAAWRIIDEGFMKSQSLFDDLKLRVGYGKTGNSLGFSPYTPITLYGTTGSFYYNGAYIGAIGVTQNPNPDLKWESTATLNGGVDFSLFKGRLGGSVDIYNKKTTDMITSVPVSLINNFVGTKIENVGSMTNKGVEIALNGTPIKTKDFTWSSYGNISFNKNKITALAPNLSKIYAGDPEGPGQSGIKTSIIEAGYPLGEFYTLKYLGRTNGVSTFLGANGQPTTTPQSTDQTYAGNAQPTYTFGFGNDFTYKNFSLNFFFRGQGGNKIMNASLASFNQPTQASAHGVPVLTLSEPGTDVNANLYSTRYLESGAFIRLSNATLAYKINVAGNYVHGIRLYVTGTNLFIITKYKGVDPELNLNIDNQASGQFIGVDSNNFYPKTRSFLAGVQVDL; translated from the coding sequence ATGAAAATTAATGCGATAATTTTATTAGTTGTCTGTTCACTATCAACCATTGCCATGGCTGGTAACTCATACGGACAAAGCGTACTGGAAAAGCCAGTTACCCTTAAATTAAAAAACACACCACTTTCTGATGCACTGGAGCGGATTTCTGCAAGTACCGGTGTGCGGATCATGTACACAGGGAATAACATTGAAACCGATGTTAAGGTGACACTTACGGCCCGTAACGAAAAGCTGGAAGCTGTTTTGAAAAAAGTTTTATTAGATAACCAATTTACTTATACCGAAGTTGAAGGAAGTTTACTGGTTAAACCGGCACCCAAACCACCGGTAGAGAAAAAAGCAGAGCTTCCCCCGCCTATTATTGTTACGGGATCTGTTGTGGACGATAAGGGGGTACCTTTAATAGGTGTTTCTGTTAAAATAGAAGGCCTTGCAACAGGTGCAGTAACCGATATTGACGGTAAATTCAGGGTTCAGGTCGCTAATGAAAAAGCCGTGCTGGTATTTTCTTATATCGGCTTTGAAACCCAAAAAATTGCTGTAGGTAAACAAACGGCTATAAAGGTTACGTTGCAGCCATCGGCTAATTCGTTATCTACTGTCGTAGTAATAGGTTATGGTACTACTACCAAAAAGGAGCTGACCAGCGCGATTGCTACTGTTAAGGCCGAACAATTTAACGCCGGTGTTGTTGCAACCCCTGCCGATTTATTGGAAGGTAAAGTAGCAGGTTTAAATATCACCAACGATGGTAACCCGAACGGCAAAGCATCGGTAACGTTACGCGGCCCGTCATCAATAAGGGCTGGTGCGGCATCTGTTCCTTTTTATGTAATTGATGGCGTACCCGGCGCCGATTTTAACCTGTTGGCCCCGTCAGATATTGCTTCGATAGATGTATTGAAAGACGCTTCGGCAGCGGCAATTTACGGAACCAGGGCTACCAATGGTGTAATCATCGTCACTACTAAAAAGGCTAAAGCCGGGCAGCTAAGGATGACCTATAACGGATACGGATCATTTGAAAAAGTATCTAACCAGTTTAAAGTTGCCAGCGCCGAGCAGTTAAGGGCCTATGTAAAAGCTAACGGGCAAAGTTTTACCCCTGCGAATGATAACGGTGGAAATACCGATTGGCAAAAAGCGGTTGAACGCAGCACCGGCTTCTCTCAAAATCATAACCTTTCTTTTGGCGGCGGTACCGATAAAACCACTTATAACGGAAGCATAAACTACCTCCAAAATCAGGGTATAGTTAAAAGCAGCGATATGAAGCGTGTTATAGGCAGGCTTAATATCACCCAAAAAGCGCTGAATGATAAGTTGAAACTGGATTTTTCATTAAGCAATTCGGTAACCAATTCCAACCTGTTAGTTAATGATATTCCGCTATCATCGGCAAACGGACAAAGTCCCGGCCTGTTTAAGTCGATAGTTCAATATCTGCCAACGCGTACCATTTATAACGCCGACGGTACCTTTTACAATGATCCTACTTTAAAGCTGGGTTATAACCCCGTAGGGCTTATAACCAACGATAGCTACAAACAAAAAATTAACTTACTACTGGGCAACGTACGCGGTGAGTTGATATTGCCTGCAGGCCTGCTTTACAATTTTAACTTAGCTTACCAGGAAACAAATACCAATAATGACACCTATTACAACTCGGCTTCAGAACTTGCGCCGGGCCTTGGCGGCAAAGCTATCCGTTCAACTTATGAGGATAACAAAAAGCTGTTTGAAAACTATTTAACTTACTCCCATAAGTGGAACGACAAACACGATTTTAAAGCATTATTTGGTTATTCGATAGACCAAACCACAACAGGTAATGGTTTTCAATCAACCAATCAAGGCTTTATTTCGGATGCTACGGGTTCCAGTAATCTGGGTTTAGGTACGCCTGCCGCAGGTTACCGGGTTGATTATGGTAGTGTTAATGTTGAAACTTTACGTTTAATATCTTTTTACTCTCGTCTTAATTACAGCTATAAAGGTAAATATCTTTTGCAGGCATCTTTGCGCCGTGACGGTTCAAATGCCTTTGGTACTAACAAACGCTGGGGATACTTCCCGGCTGCTTCGGCCGCCTGGCGCATCATTGACGAGGGCTTTATGAAATCTCAATCCCTGTTTGATGATTTGAAACTGCGGGTTGGCTATGGTAAAACAGGTAACTCATTGGGTTTCTCTCCTTATACTCCTATAACGCTTTATGGTACTACCGGTAGCTTTTATTACAATGGCGCCTATATTGGCGCAATTGGCGTAACCCAAAATCCTAACCCCGACTTGAAGTGGGAAAGTACAGCTACACTGAACGGCGGTGTTGATTTCTCGTTATTTAAAGGACGTTTGGGCGGTTCGGTTGATATCTACAATAAAAAAACAACCGACATGATCACCTCGGTGCCGGTATCGCTTATTAACAACTTTGTTGGTACAAAAATTGAAAACGTAGGCAGCATGACCAATAAAGGTGTGGAGATAGCGCTTAACGGAACGCCAATAAAAACAAAAGACTTTACCTGGAGCAGCTACGGAAATATTTCATTTAACAAAAATAAGATCACTGCACTGGCACCAAATCTTTCAAAAATATATGCAGGCGATCCGGAAGGGCCGGGACAAAGCGGCATCAAAACATCAATCATTGAAGCCGGTTATCCGCTTGGTGAATTTTACACTTTGAAATACCTTGGTCGCACTAATGGTGTATCTACCTTCCTGGGTGCCAACGGCCAGCCAACAACGACACCCCAAAGTACTGATCAAACTTATGCGGGCAATGCACAGCCAACATATACCTTCGGTTTTGGTAATGATTTTACTTACAAAAACTTTAGCCTTAATTTCTTTTTCAGGGGCCAGGGCGGTAACAAGATCATGAATGCATCATTGGCCAGCTTTAACCAGCCTACCCAGGCTTCGGCGCATGGTGTACCTGTTTTAACACTAAGTGAGCCGGGTACCGATGTTAATGCCAATTTATATTCAACACGTTATCTTGAAAGCGGCGCTTTCATCAGGTTAAGTAATGCTACGCTGGCCTATAAAATAAATGTTGCGGGCAATTATGTGCATGGCATCCGGTTGTATGTTACCGGTACCAATTTATTTATCATCACCAAATACAAAGGCGTCGATCCTGAATTGAACTTAAACATTGATAACCAGGCGAGCGGCCAGTTTATCGGGGTAGACAGCAATAATTTTTATCCAAAAACAAGGAGCTTCCTTGCCGGCGTACAAGTTGATTTATAA
- a CDS encoding RagB/SusD family nutrient uptake outer membrane protein, with the protein MNNLKRYIKPGFIAMFIGAIYLSGCTKLDITPKSALTTANFPTTPAQYVAATGPIYTSFRGAPGRQYWLLQNLSTDECVLVARGGNWLDGGTYSTVNLHTVTPDNSMTETCWSGGYGTISLCNQVLSLLAPTPESDAKKQTIAEIKTMRALSYFYLMDLFGNVPISKTFGDTTNLGTQPRAAVFAFIESELLGQISDLSGTAGVTTYGRPTKGLAYAILAKMYLNAQYYIGTPRYQDAVTMCDNVIKSGQYGLDADYLGMFKPNNGPGIKDFIFAIPYDGVLAQGQYYSRWTLNPNLKNKYKMPYTPDGPVYTYKEYYALFNDANDIRKKQFLVGKQYNNDGTPINITTTNIGLDASYSGPNPNATVIHQLEFTPDIVWKNPATFDIGNDELANEEGYRNNKFYPDSLNTDRNQGNDVPMFRYADILLEKAEAILRGASATNGDSPLSLVNQVRARAKASPLTTVTLSDILDERGREFSMEMWRRNDLIRFGQFEKPWGIKTDANPNKRIFPIPRPEMQLNPKLVQNPGY; encoded by the coding sequence ATGAATAATTTAAAAAGATATATAAAACCTGGCTTCATTGCCATGTTTATAGGAGCAATTTACCTTTCGGGTTGTACTAAATTGGATATTACACCAAAATCGGCACTTACAACGGCCAATTTTCCAACCACGCCAGCACAGTATGTAGCCGCTACAGGGCCTATCTATACCTCATTTCGTGGAGCGCCAGGCAGGCAATACTGGTTGTTGCAAAATTTAAGTACTGATGAATGCGTACTTGTTGCACGTGGTGGTAACTGGCTTGACGGCGGCACCTATTCAACAGTAAACCTGCACACCGTTACTCCTGATAACAGTATGACTGAAACTTGCTGGTCGGGAGGTTACGGAACCATCAGTTTATGTAACCAGGTATTGTCATTATTGGCACCTACGCCCGAAAGCGATGCAAAAAAGCAAACCATTGCCGAAATTAAAACCATGCGCGCCCTGTCGTACTTTTACCTGATGGATCTTTTTGGTAATGTTCCTATCAGCAAAACTTTTGGCGATACTACCAACCTGGGCACCCAGCCAAGGGCGGCAGTGTTTGCATTTATTGAAAGTGAATTGCTTGGGCAAATTTCTGATCTGAGCGGGACAGCAGGGGTAACTACCTATGGCAGGCCGACCAAAGGTTTGGCGTACGCCATACTCGCAAAAATGTACCTTAACGCGCAATATTATATTGGTACGCCAAGGTACCAGGACGCTGTTACTATGTGCGATAACGTTATAAAAAGCGGTCAGTATGGTTTAGATGCGGATTATTTAGGCATGTTTAAGCCTAATAACGGCCCGGGTATTAAGGACTTTATTTTTGCCATACCTTATGACGGTGTGTTGGCGCAGGGGCAGTATTATTCGCGCTGGACATTAAACCCTAACCTAAAAAATAAGTATAAAATGCCTTACACACCTGACGGCCCCGTCTATACTTACAAAGAATATTATGCTTTGTTTAACGATGCGAATGATATCCGCAAAAAACAATTTTTGGTTGGCAAGCAGTACAATAACGATGGCACACCAATAAATATTACCACAACCAATATCGGGCTTGATGCAAGTTACTCCGGGCCTAATCCAAATGCTACGGTGATCCATCAGTTGGAGTTTACGCCTGATATTGTATGGAAAAACCCGGCAACTTTTGACATTGGTAACGACGAACTTGCCAACGAAGAAGGTTACAGGAACAATAAGTTTTATCCGGACAGCCTAAATACAGACCGTAACCAGGGCAATGATGTGCCTATGTTCAGGTATGCCGATATTTTACTGGAAAAAGCCGAAGCTATTTTACGCGGCGCATCAGCAACCAATGGCGATTCGCCTTTATCATTGGTTAACCAGGTTAGGGCGCGTGCAAAAGCTTCGCCTTTGACTACTGTAACGCTGTCTGATATATTGGATGAGCGTGGCCGCGAGTTCTCTATGGAAATGTGGAGACGTAATGACCTGATCCGTTTTGGCCAGTTTGAAAAGCCATGGGGCATAAAAACAGATGCTAATCCTAATAAACGTATTTTCCCGATCCCAAGACCGGAAATGCAGTTGAACCCGAAACTGGTACAAAATCCGGGTTATTAA
- a CDS encoding AraC family transcriptional regulator has translation MEFFEQILKVDNSAFTIAEANTYHAINNFHNHPELELIYIISGEGTFSIGNTSKRISGDTMMMIGCNVPHMFKFETNRYYDYSMKSGKIPKPLQLLTLHFDPNKLGSTFMTLPENSLLNNLLNSAKSGLLINSNSKAIAVDFIRQIENSAKHEQLPLLLQLLNKIAEGEQISNVAGQTEKKVFNRIDELRLTKIYLYTMDNFYKDIKLKDIANIIHMVPKAFCHYFKLRTGQTYFDFLLTVRIENSCKLIRETNENINSICRDSGFNNLSNFNRYFKLATGNTPMEYRRKFREF, from the coding sequence ATGGAATTTTTCGAGCAAATTTTAAAGGTCGACAATTCAGCTTTTACAATAGCCGAAGCAAATACTTATCATGCCATCAACAATTTCCACAACCATCCAGAGCTGGAGCTGATCTATATTATAAGCGGAGAAGGAACTTTTTCGATAGGAAATACATCAAAGAGAATTTCGGGAGATACTATGATGATGATTGGTTGTAATGTACCTCATATGTTCAAGTTTGAAACTAACCGCTATTATGATTACTCCATGAAAAGCGGTAAGATCCCCAAACCGCTGCAACTGCTCACCCTTCATTTTGATCCGAATAAATTAGGAAGTACTTTCATGACGCTGCCTGAAAACAGCCTCCTGAACAATCTTTTAAACAGCGCTAAAAGCGGGCTGTTGATCAATAGTAATTCAAAAGCTATTGCCGTCGACTTTATCCGGCAAATAGAAAATTCGGCTAAGCATGAACAACTTCCTTTGTTGCTGCAGCTGTTAAATAAAATTGCTGAGGGCGAACAAATCTCAAACGTGGCAGGTCAAACAGAAAAAAAGGTCTTCAACAGAATAGATGAGTTGAGGTTAACGAAGATCTATTTATATACGATGGACAATTTCTATAAGGACATTAAACTTAAAGACATAGCAAACATTATCCACATGGTACCTAAGGCGTTTTGCCATTATTTTAAATTGCGTACCGGCCAAACCTATTTTGATTTTTTACTGACCGTAAGAATAGAAAACTCGTGTAAACTGATCAGGGAGACCAATGAAAATATAAATTCAATTTGCCGCGATTCGGGGTTTAACAACCTTTCAAATTTTAACAGGTATTTCAAATTAGCTACCGGCAATACCCCGATGGAATATCGGAGAAAATTCAGAGAGTTTTAA
- the ppsA gene encoding phosphoenolpyruvate synthase → MKEKKFTMKLIEASIGDIELVGGKNASLGEMMQNISQFGIDIPDGFIITSKAYYQFIADNQLDKQIRDIIEDKDVTDLKVLLSCGSKIRGLIQNGRFSTAMENEIVEAYKELLIQYKDHSGDVAVRSSATAEDLPDASFAGQQDTYLNISGEESLLTAIKNCFASLFTDRAISYRTSFNYDHFNIGLSVCVQKMVRSDKGVSGVAFSLDTESGFKDAVIINGSYGLGEMVVQGSVNPDEFIVYKPLLKSGFRSILEKKLGKKHKKMIYGRPGEAAVTIIDTPVEESSRFCLSDDQIIQLSNWVIIIEAYYTKLKGKWCPMDIEWAVDGISDRLFIVQARPETIHSRKQVNLLTEFRINDPDRADRILLKGIAVGDKIATGRVHNLSGIGKQNIHEINFLPGDIMVTDMTDPDWEPVMKKASAIITNKGGRTCHAAIVARELGVPAIVGCERATAILKTGDEITASCAEGDAGIIYSGIVAFTKREHDLNDLPEIETPLMMNIGSPEIAFNYAHYPGKGVGLAREEFIINNYIKIHPLALLQHRSLNDASLTAHIEEAMLGYDSEEAFFIEKLSYGIARIAAAFYPNKVIVRFSDFKTNEYYNMPGGKYFEPNEENPMIGWRGASRYYSKVYKKAFGMECKAITKVREMMGLDNVVVMIPFCRTVNELLLVYETMEEYGLKRGENGLEVYLMAEVPSNVILAEQFADYVDGFSIGSNDLTQLVLGLDRDSSLVAGLYNERNDAVKFMISSLIKTAKKRGVKVGICGQGPSDYPDFAQFLVEEGIDSISVTPDSFFKTVMAIRKIEDEIETAKRLCLSA, encoded by the coding sequence ATGAAGGAAAAGAAATTTACTATGAAACTTATTGAAGCTTCAATAGGTGACATTGAATTAGTAGGAGGTAAAAATGCTTCGCTTGGAGAAATGATGCAGAACATCTCTCAATTTGGCATTGATATTCCTGATGGGTTTATCATCACAAGTAAGGCCTACTACCAGTTCATCGCAGACAATCAACTTGATAAGCAGATCAGGGACATTATTGAGGATAAAGATGTTACCGATTTGAAGGTTCTTTTATCCTGTGGCAGTAAAATAAGGGGACTTATACAAAACGGCCGGTTTTCTACCGCAATGGAAAATGAGATTGTTGAGGCCTATAAGGAGCTATTGATTCAATACAAAGATCACTCCGGCGATGTTGCAGTTCGCTCGTCGGCCACCGCCGAAGACTTGCCCGATGCTTCATTTGCAGGCCAGCAAGACACTTATTTAAATATAAGCGGAGAGGAAAGCTTGTTAACAGCTATAAAAAATTGCTTTGCCTCATTATTTACCGATAGGGCAATCAGTTACAGGACATCATTTAATTATGATCATTTTAACATTGGCCTTTCTGTTTGTGTGCAAAAAATGGTCCGTTCGGATAAAGGCGTTTCAGGAGTTGCATTTTCATTAGATACCGAAAGCGGTTTTAAAGATGCAGTTATTATCAATGGATCGTACGGTTTGGGCGAAATGGTGGTGCAGGGATCTGTTAATCCCGACGAATTTATTGTTTATAAGCCATTGTTGAAAAGCGGTTTCAGATCCATCCTTGAAAAAAAATTGGGCAAAAAACATAAAAAAATGATTTATGGAAGGCCCGGGGAAGCAGCCGTAACAATCATTGACACCCCTGTTGAAGAAAGCTCAAGGTTTTGCTTGTCTGACGATCAGATCATTCAGCTAAGTAACTGGGTAATTATCATTGAAGCATATTACACCAAATTGAAAGGCAAATGGTGCCCTATGGATATTGAATGGGCGGTAGACGGGATCAGCGACAGATTGTTTATAGTACAGGCAAGGCCCGAAACTATCCATTCCCGCAAGCAAGTAAACCTGCTTACCGAATTTCGTATCAATGATCCGGACAGAGCAGACAGGATTTTGCTGAAAGGCATTGCTGTTGGCGATAAAATTGCTACAGGCAGGGTGCACAACCTTTCAGGTATCGGAAAACAAAATATCCACGAAATAAACTTTTTGCCCGGCGATATCATGGTAACTGATATGACGGACCCTGACTGGGAGCCGGTAATGAAAAAAGCATCAGCTATCATTACCAATAAGGGCGGCCGAACTTGTCACGCCGCCATTGTTGCCAGGGAATTAGGTGTTCCGGCTATAGTTGGCTGCGAACGGGCAACTGCTATTCTGAAAACCGGCGATGAAATAACCGCTTCATGCGCGGAAGGCGACGCCGGAATTATTTATAGCGGCATAGTGGCGTTTACTAAGCGGGAACATGACCTTAATGACCTGCCTGAAATTGAAACCCCGCTAATGATGAATATCGGATCGCCCGAAATTGCATTTAATTACGCGCATTATCCCGGAAAAGGCGTGGGCCTTGCCAGGGAGGAGTTTATCATCAATAATTATATAAAAATCCACCCGCTGGCCCTGCTCCAGCACAGGAGCCTGAATGATGCCTCATTAACAGCTCATATTGAGGAAGCTATGCTTGGTTATGACAGTGAGGAGGCGTTTTTCATTGAAAAGCTATCCTACGGAATAGCCAGGATAGCCGCTGCATTTTATCCCAATAAAGTAATTGTACGTTTCTCTGATTTTAAAACCAATGAATACTACAATATGCCCGGCGGTAAATATTTTGAACCGAACGAAGAAAATCCAATGATAGGCTGGAGGGGGGCATCCCGGTACTATTCTAAGGTATACAAAAAGGCTTTTGGAATGGAATGCAAGGCTATTACGAAGGTACGCGAAATGATGGGCCTTGATAATGTGGTGGTGATGATCCCTTTTTGCCGCACGGTGAACGAACTTTTATTGGTATACGAAACAATGGAAGAGTATGGCCTGAAACGAGGGGAAAACGGGCTTGAAGTTTACCTGATGGCCGAAGTTCCGTCGAACGTGATTTTGGCCGAGCAGTTTGCTGATTATGTGGATGGTTTTTCAATAGGCTCCAATGATCTTACCCAACTGGTATTGGGGCTCGACCGTGATTCATCATTGGTAGCGGGTTTGTATAACGAGCGTAATGACGCCGTAAAATTCATGATCTCATCGTTAATAAAAACAGCGAAGAAAAGAGGCGTGAAAGTGGGGATCTGTGGGCAGGGGCCATCTGATTACCCTGATTTTGCCCAGTTCCTGGTAGAAGAGGGGATTGACAGTATCTCCGTTACCCCCGACTCGTTTTTTAAAACCGTAATGGCCATCAGGAAGATAGAGGATGAGATTGAAACGGCAAAACGGCTCTGTCTATCTGCCTGA
- the fbp gene encoding class 1 fructose-bisphosphatase, whose amino-acid sequence MKTVKTLGQFIIEKQAEFPYAKGELSRLLRDIGIAAKVVNREVNRAGLADLTLDNGSVNVQGESQKKLDVFANEQFISALQQGGECCIVVSEENDEYIDIDSEISKHAKYIVAIDPLDGSSNIDVNVSVGTIFSIYRRKTTDGRATIKDVLQRGTEQVAAGYVIYGSSTMLVYTTGKGVNGFTLDPSLGEFCLSHPKMRIPDDGVIYSINEGYYSHFPDGVKKYIKYCQVEDVTTNRPFKARYIGSMVADLHRNMIKGGIFIYPANASDPKGKLRLIYECNPMAFIIEQAGGKASNGYERILDLEVTELHQRSGIFIGSKKMVNKAEEMMKRFSPITTNVDYSYMELI is encoded by the coding sequence ATGAAAACCGTAAAAACTTTAGGCCAATTTATTATTGAAAAACAAGCAGAATTTCCTTATGCCAAAGGCGAACTCTCCAGGCTGCTGAGAGACATTGGGATTGCGGCAAAAGTTGTTAACAGGGAAGTTAACAGAGCAGGATTGGCTGATCTGACCCTCGATAACGGTTCGGTAAACGTACAGGGCGAAAGTCAGAAAAAGCTGGATGTTTTTGCTAATGAGCAGTTTATTTCGGCCTTACAGCAGGGCGGTGAATGTTGCATTGTGGTATCGGAAGAAAATGATGAATATATCGATATTGACAGCGAAATTTCAAAGCATGCTAAATATATTGTAGCGATTGACCCACTGGACGGCTCGTCCAACATCGATGTAAATGTGAGCGTGGGCACCATTTTTTCCATCTACCGCCGGAAAACAACCGATGGAAGGGCTACCATTAAAGATGTTTTACAAAGGGGCACCGAGCAGGTAGCGGCGGGATATGTAATTTATGGTTCATCGACAATGCTGGTTTATACTACCGGGAAAGGGGTGAACGGGTTCACCTTAGATCCCTCTTTGGGGGAGTTTTGCCTGTCGCATCCCAAAATGCGTATTCCTGACGATGGTGTTATCTATTCTATAAACGAAGGCTATTATTCCCATTTTCCTGATGGGGTAAAGAAATATATCAAATACTGCCAGGTGGAGGATGTAACAACAAACAGGCCGTTTAAAGCAAGGTATATCGGATCGATGGTAGCCGACCTGCATAGGAATATGATAAAAGGAGGGATCTTTATTTACCCTGCAAATGCCAGCGACCCGAAAGGGAAATTGCGTTTAATTTATGAGTGTAACCCTATGGCTTTCATCATTGAACAGGCTGGGGGGAAAGCCAGTAACGGATACGAACGTATTTTGGACCTCGAGGTTACAGAACTGCACCAGCGTTCGGGTATCTTCATCGGTTCAAAAAAAATGGTAAACAAGGCCGAGGAAATGATGAAGCGCTTTTCGCCAATTACAACCAATGTTGACTATAGTTATATGGAGTTAATATAA